The following are encoded together in the Candidatus Binatia bacterium genome:
- a CDS encoding flagellar hook protein FlgE: MALTSALFSGVSGINANGNAMNIIGDNIANVNTVGFKASRSVFFDLLSAQVGGTKIGTGSRLAAATRLFSQGGVETTSSATDMAIEGAGMFVLADAQGGLFYSRAGQFNFDADGNLVNPAGLQVQGFELDVNGNIISGLMDISINSRRLLPPVVTTEIDLSLNLDATATVPATPFPVDAVGTQAAPSVWFGASNFSTVVTVYDSLGAAHDLTFVFRKTATANEWEYRVLADAGEVTGGTAGNLMQINAPGGYLAFNPNGTLNFGPPTNIGAIGPVAWANGSNPQTIAAVDLDFTGTSQFALPSATNALSQNGSPSGSVSGITIDTDGVITGHFSTGPTEPLFRIALADFNSPEGLTHLGNTLFAQSSQSGAPIFGTAGNGGLGTVLPGSLELSNVDLATEFVKMVTTQRGFQASSRIITVTDTLLEEVANLKR, translated from the coding sequence ATGGCACTTACGTCAGCGCTTTTCAGCGGGGTCAGCGGCATCAACGCCAACGGCAACGCGATGAATATCATCGGCGACAATATCGCTAACGTCAACACGGTGGGCTTCAAGGCGAGCCGGTCGGTCTTTTTCGATCTGCTCAGCGCTCAAGTCGGCGGAACGAAAATAGGCACGGGCTCGCGCCTGGCCGCCGCCACCCGTCTTTTCAGTCAAGGCGGCGTGGAGACGACCAGCAGCGCGACGGATATGGCGATCGAAGGGGCGGGGATGTTCGTGCTCGCGGACGCGCAGGGCGGACTTTTCTATAGCCGCGCCGGACAGTTCAATTTCGACGCCGACGGCAATCTGGTCAATCCGGCGGGGCTGCAAGTCCAGGGCTTCGAGCTCGACGTCAACGGCAACATCATCAGCGGTCTCATGGACATCAGCATCAACTCCAGACGCTTGCTTCCGCCCGTCGTCACGACCGAGATCGACTTGTCCCTGAATCTCGACGCCACCGCGACGGTGCCTGCCACGCCGTTTCCCGTCGATGCGGTCGGCACGCAAGCCGCTCCCAGCGTCTGGTTCGGCGCCAGCAACTTCTCGACCGTGGTGACGGTCTACGACTCTCTGGGCGCCGCGCACGATCTTACGTTCGTGTTTCGCAAGACGGCGACCGCCAATGAGTGGGAGTACCGCGTCCTCGCCGACGCCGGCGAGGTCACCGGCGGAACCGCCGGCAACTTGATGCAAATCAACGCGCCTGGCGGGTACCTCGCGTTCAATCCGAACGGGACTCTGAATTTCGGCCCTCCGACCAACATCGGGGCGATCGGTCCGGTCGCCTGGGCCAACGGCTCGAACCCGCAGACGATCGCGGCCGTCGACCTCGACTTTACCGGCACGAGCCAGTTCGCGCTGCCTTCCGCGACCAATGCCTTAAGTCAAAACGGCTCGCCCTCCGGAAGCGTGAGCGGCATTACCATCGACACCGATGGAGTGATCACCGGACATTTCAGCACCGGCCCGACCGAGCCGTTGTTCCGGATCGCCCTCGCCGACTTCAACAGTCCCGAGGGACTGACGCATCTGGGCAACACGCTCTTTGCGCAATCGTCGCAATCCGGCGCGCCGATCTTCGGCACCGCCGGCAACGGCGGCTTGGGAACGGTCTTGCCGGGATCGCTTGAGCTTTCGAACGTCGATCTCGCGACCGAGTTCGTCAAAATGGTAACGACGCAGCGCGGCTTTCAGGCCAGCTCCCGCATTATCACCGTGACCGACACCCTGCTGGAAGAAGTCGCCAACTTGAAGAGATAA
- a CDS encoding flagellar hook protein FlgE, which produces MSISSSLYTAESALSATDYWMSVIGNNIANMNTVGFKASQADFADLFASTEGWLQFGHGVQLAGTRRLELQGAIEGTGAPLDLAVAGQGFFILRDSGGNLFYTRAGQFTLDADGTIVNAGGLALQGPGGNITLTGGLTLPGRQTTALRLSVNLDADETTPTSAFPAGPDAPSSAWFAAGNYSTSFSLYDSAGEQHDLNFVFRKTGTNTWEYRVLAKRSEIDPGAPTSADLRQIGSGTLTFDSSGALTNSTGGIGAVNWVGGAANPAINGGNLSFTGTTQFAAASAVNLLTQNGFATGTLTRITIGADGAIVGEYSNGGTRPFGQITLANFANSAGLDAIGDSLLAVSADSGAAVTGIPGQGVLGAVLSGSLEMSNVDLPQEFVNMILTQRSFQINSRVITVADQMYSIAANLK; this is translated from the coding sequence ATGTCGATTTCCAGCTCGCTATATACTGCGGAGAGCGCGCTCAGCGCAACCGATTATTGGATGTCGGTGATCGGCAACAACATCGCCAACATGAACACCGTCGGCTTTAAAGCCTCGCAAGCGGACTTTGCCGATCTTTTTGCCTCGACCGAGGGATGGCTGCAATTCGGCCACGGAGTCCAGCTCGCCGGCACGCGCCGTCTGGAGCTGCAGGGCGCGATCGAAGGCACGGGCGCTCCTTTGGATTTGGCCGTCGCCGGGCAGGGGTTTTTCATTCTCAGAGACAGCGGCGGCAATTTATTTTACACCCGCGCGGGACAGTTTACGTTGGATGCCGACGGCACCATCGTCAACGCCGGCGGTCTCGCCCTCCAGGGCCCGGGCGGAAATATTACTTTGACCGGCGGGCTCACGCTGCCGGGGCGGCAGACGACTGCCTTGAGGCTTTCGGTCAACCTCGACGCGGACGAGACGACTCCGACGAGCGCGTTTCCCGCCGGCCCCGACGCTCCTTCGAGCGCCTGGTTCGCGGCCGGAAATTATTCCACCAGCTTTTCGCTGTACGACTCCGCGGGCGAACAGCATGATTTGAATTTTGTTTTTCGCAAGACCGGGACAAATACCTGGGAGTACCGCGTCCTCGCCAAGAGGAGCGAGATCGACCCGGGCGCGCCCACGAGCGCGGATTTGCGCCAGATCGGAAGCGGGACTTTGACGTTCGACTCTTCCGGCGCGCTCACCAACTCGACCGGCGGCATCGGCGCGGTCAACTGGGTCGGCGGCGCCGCTAATCCGGCGATCAACGGCGGTAATTTGAGCTTCACCGGGACAACGCAATTCGCCGCGGCTTCGGCCGTTAATTTGCTCACCCAGAACGGCTTCGCGACCGGGACGCTGACGCGCATCACCATCGGCGCCGACGGCGCGATCGTCGGAGAATATTCCAACGGCGGCACCCGGCCGTTCGGCCAGATCACGCTGGCCAATTTTGCCAACTCAGCCGGCCTCGATGCGATCGGCGACAGTCTCCTCGCCGTCTCCGCGGATTCCGGCGCCGCCGTGACGGGCATACCGGGCCAGGGCGTCCTCGGCGCGGTGCTTTCTGGATCGCTGGAGATGTCGAACGTGGACCTGCCTCAGGAGTTCGTCAACATGATCCTGACCCAGAGAAGCTTCCAGATCAATTCGCGCGTCATCACCGTGGCGGACCAGATGTACTCGATCGCGGCAAACCTCAAATAA
- a CDS encoding flagellar hook capping FlgD N-terminal domain-containing protein — protein MAVQPISQGAIPGAAGPIGGNQGMGRDDFLKLLIAQLQNQDPLHPLDNQEFAAQLATFNSLDQLIGINQKLDGVQLQQQFLGQLGAVSLIGKEIIAEGNQIVLASGTQPTISYSLGAPAARVVINIKDDKGNTVRTIQTGNQGAGNQTAVWDGKDSTGNALPAGVYSIEVTAFDAAGKSVAATTRTRGVVTGVSLDGGELLLEIGGIKIPLGAVRGIL, from the coding sequence ATGGCGGTACAACCGATCAGTCAAGGGGCGATACCGGGAGCGGCGGGTCCCATCGGCGGGAATCAGGGCATGGGGCGCGATGATTTCTTGAAGCTCTTGATCGCGCAGTTGCAGAATCAGGACCCGCTTCACCCGCTCGATAACCAGGAATTCGCCGCGCAGCTCGCCACTTTCAACAGCCTCGACCAGTTGATCGGCATCAACCAGAAGCTCGACGGCGTGCAGCTTCAACAGCAGTTTCTCGGCCAGCTCGGCGCCGTCTCGTTGATCGGTAAAGAGATTATCGCGGAAGGAAACCAGATCGTCCTCGCGAGCGGAACGCAGCCGACGATCTCATATTCGCTCGGCGCGCCCGCGGCCCGGGTCGTGATCAACATCAAGGACGATAAGGGCAACACCGTGAGGACGATCCAGACGGGAAACCAGGGTGCCGGAAACCAAACGGCCGTGTGGGACGGCAAAGACAGCACTGGAAACGCGCTTCCCGCGGGCGTCTATTCGATCGAAGTCACCGCGTTCGACGCGGCCGGCAAGAGCGTCGCCGCAACCACGCGCACGCGCGGCGTCGTCACCGGAGTCAGCCTCGACGGCGGTGAGCTCTTGCTCGAGATCGGCGGCATTAAAATTCCGCTGGGCGCGGTGAGAGGAATTCTTTAA
- a CDS encoding flagellar hook-length control protein FliK yields MDFGSLLFMFSSGPQSEPGIGDGSNTADAESAEGADLDPEKLSLRLVLTPAVISLYDPPQQVVNGRQGFIGEFSEALDLSPVYSNEHAAAQALPFEGRLPEEPRKALGEFDVEKSYGDDPSFCAEVGLSAMPAEGAETAAPQKAGENILSFPPTERAGAGLSLENDARKDNAANFAFIPEPAQTERSEQISSVPKPDAGAGTAPSRAYNLAKQNSGQDKPTESEGRDREAPSSASSRPQINLPRDSENFVLPGSSTKDHLAARVEGSSSPSEKSDFLIARKGDSSDVEPNAQSIAQGTFFRGLESERTAAPQAAHVWSSTIERLAAEISTHIRQNRHEVTMHLEPPELGNLRIELSLDGDRLQARVTAEVADAGNLIQTHLPELRQALQAHKLDLVNVQVDLDGWAGLGAGLAQDSRQQSRESADLATLSAISQASDGEAKELSKPTSASGGSVSVWA; encoded by the coding sequence ATGGACTTCGGCTCGTTATTGTTCATGTTTTCTTCCGGGCCTCAATCGGAGCCGGGCATTGGCGACGGATCAAATACGGCCGACGCCGAAAGTGCCGAGGGCGCCGATTTAGATCCGGAAAAACTTTCTCTCCGGTTAGTTCTCACTCCCGCGGTCATCTCGTTATACGATCCGCCGCAGCAAGTTGTAAACGGCAGACAAGGATTCATCGGTGAATTCTCCGAGGCGCTGGATCTTTCTCCGGTTTATTCCAACGAGCACGCAGCCGCGCAAGCGCTTCCCTTCGAGGGGCGGCTGCCGGAAGAGCCTCGGAAAGCTCTCGGGGAGTTCGATGTGGAGAAGTCGTACGGCGATGATCCGAGCTTTTGTGCAGAGGTCGGCCTTTCAGCGATGCCTGCCGAAGGAGCAGAGACAGCGGCACCGCAGAAGGCGGGAGAGAATATTTTATCTTTTCCGCCGACGGAGCGAGCCGGCGCGGGTCTTTCGCTCGAGAATGACGCGCGAAAAGACAACGCGGCAAATTTTGCTTTTATTCCGGAACCGGCACAGACCGAGAGAAGCGAGCAGATTTCGAGCGTACCGAAGCCGGACGCCGGTGCCGGGACGGCGCCATCGCGCGCGTACAATCTAGCGAAACAAAATAGCGGCCAAGATAAACCAACCGAGTCCGAAGGCCGAGACCGGGAAGCTCCTTCATCGGCTTCAAGCCGGCCTCAAATTAATCTGCCTCGCGATTCCGAAAACTTCGTTTTGCCTGGATCATCCACTAAGGACCATCTCGCGGCGCGCGTCGAAGGTTCTTCTTCGCCAAGCGAGAAAAGCGATTTTTTGATTGCCCGAAAAGGTGATTCCTCCGACGTTGAGCCGAACGCGCAATCAATTGCGCAAGGGACGTTCTTCCGCGGCCTCGAAAGCGAGCGGACGGCGGCGCCGCAGGCGGCGCATGTCTGGTCCTCCACGATCGAGCGACTGGCGGCGGAGATCTCGACCCATATTCGCCAAAATCGGCACGAAGTCACCATGCATCTGGAACCTCCCGAGCTGGGCAACTTACGGATCGAGCTCTCGCTCGACGGCGACCGGCTGCAAGCGCGCGTCACGGCGGAAGTCGCCGACGCGGGCAATCTGATTCAGACGCACCTTCCGGAGCTGCGCCAGGCCTTGCAAGCGCACAAGCTCGATCTCGTCAACGTACAAGTGGATCTCGACGGCTGGGCGGGGCTCGGCGCCGGTCTCGCGCAAGATTCTCGTCAACAATCACGAGAGAGCGCCGATCTGGCGACGCTGTCCGCTATTTCTCAAGCCAGCGACGGCGAGGCGAAGGAACTTTCGAAACCCACGTCAGCCTCCGGCGGCTCGGTGAGTGTCTGGGCGTGA
- the fliJ gene encoding flagellar export protein FliJ, producing the protein MALFRFRLNSVLRYRERKREDKRLELRALEQAKENLISEIDRLEHSLTRQRKEMDEQRGKFVSVAEMRLAADFAQRVTDRIRERRSVLAIVEKRAAEKRDELLEANRDVKSLEQLRQRRWERHRVEEAREEQKLTDEVGQRQALAGGKRKNFPHGES; encoded by the coding sequence ATGGCTCTCTTTCGCTTCCGTTTAAATTCCGTTCTCCGCTACCGCGAGCGAAAACGCGAGGACAAGCGCCTGGAGCTGCGCGCGCTGGAGCAAGCGAAGGAGAATCTCATCTCCGAGATCGACCGCCTCGAGCACAGTCTCACCCGCCAGAGAAAAGAAATGGACGAACAACGGGGGAAATTCGTCTCGGTCGCGGAGATGAGGCTCGCCGCGGATTTCGCTCAGCGAGTGACGGATCGAATTCGCGAGCGCCGGAGCGTTTTGGCGATCGTCGAGAAGCGGGCCGCCGAGAAACGGGACGAGCTGCTCGAAGCCAACCGGGACGTGAAAAGTCTCGAGCAACTGCGCCAGAGGCGATGGGAAAGACACCGCGTGGAAGAAGCGCGCGAAGAGCAGAAGCTCACCGACGAGGTCGGACAGCGGCAAGCTCTCGCCGGCGGGAAGCGGAAGAATTTTCCCCACGGAGAGTCATAA